From Mucilaginibacter rubeus, a single genomic window includes:
- a CDS encoding TPR end-of-group domain-containing protein: MYKYLTFFFTLLCSAVFGQKSLSSKGDSLYEAKNFIQAGSCYLQSARQAEFKASATGDYYNAACCYALAGKADSAMTILKLAASSGYKNAAHLVTDSDLNSLHQMPDWRPLLNSVEKTKGFTDDPSKVHLVTTDVKNFWTAYDLAQKDTANRLKIYRQYYVDPGSPGLQDYFAYKVVSMKRFVRGHDKKPKFYAAIRKNTFTVDKQKPQMMASFAKFKEIYAQGKLPDVYFIIGSFSSGGTSTDNGLLIGLDQAVRTADIPVDELSLWEKNNFGKLDYLPNLVAHELIHYNQGGMLGGDTTLLRAVLVEGMADFLGELISSRTANERLHVWAKGHEKQIWADFEKEMYLKRAYNWIANSNQETADKPSDLGYWVGYQICKGYYDNSADKKQAIYDMLNIKDYKAFYEKSGTSKKFGN; the protein is encoded by the coding sequence ATGTATAAATACCTGACCTTTTTCTTTACGCTGCTATGCTCCGCAGTATTTGGACAAAAAAGCCTGAGCAGCAAGGGCGATAGCCTGTACGAGGCAAAAAACTTTATCCAGGCGGGCAGTTGTTACCTGCAATCGGCCAGGCAAGCTGAGTTTAAGGCCTCTGCCACCGGCGATTATTATAATGCCGCCTGTTGCTACGCCCTTGCCGGTAAAGCGGATAGCGCCATGACCATACTGAAATTGGCAGCAAGCAGCGGTTATAAAAATGCTGCACACCTGGTAACAGATTCCGACCTGAATTCGCTGCATCAAATGCCGGATTGGCGGCCGCTGCTAAACTCCGTAGAAAAAACAAAAGGGTTCACCGATGATCCGTCAAAAGTTCATTTGGTAACAACGGATGTTAAAAATTTCTGGACAGCTTATGACCTTGCTCAAAAAGACACGGCCAATCGCCTCAAAATTTACAGGCAATACTACGTTGACCCGGGGTCGCCGGGCTTGCAGGATTATTTTGCTTACAAAGTTGTGAGCATGAAAAGGTTTGTAAGAGGGCACGATAAAAAACCGAAGTTTTATGCAGCCATCCGCAAAAACACGTTCACTGTAGATAAGCAAAAGCCGCAAATGATGGCATCATTCGCGAAATTTAAAGAGATCTATGCTCAGGGCAAACTTCCTGATGTTTACTTTATTATCGGCTCATTTTCATCCGGCGGTACATCAACAGATAACGGTCTGCTTATTGGGCTTGACCAGGCAGTGCGTACGGCTGATATACCTGTGGATGAGCTTAGCCTTTGGGAAAAAAATAATTTTGGAAAACTCGACTACCTGCCAAACCTCGTAGCGCATGAACTCATTCATTATAACCAGGGTGGCATGTTAGGCGGCGATACTACTTTACTAAGGGCTGTTTTGGTTGAAGGCATGGCCGATTTTTTAGGTGAGCTGATATCTAGCCGCACTGCCAATGAGCGTCTGCATGTATGGGCAAAAGGCCATGAAAAGCAAATATGGGCCGATTTTGAGAAAGAAATGTATTTAAAACGGGCCTATAACTGGATAGCCAATTCCAATCAGGAAACTGCCGATAAACCATCCGATCTGGGATATTGGGTTGGTTACCAGATTTGCAAAGGCTACTATGATAATAGCGCAGATAAAAAGCAAGCCATTTATGATATGCTTAATATCAAGGACTATAAAGCCTTTTATGAAAAAAGCGGAACCAGTAAAAAATTCGGTAATTAG
- the hppD gene encoding 4-hydroxyphenylpyruvate dioxygenase, with product MTTQTLDKQQTTTDFLPLNGTDYVEFYVGNAKQAAHYYKSAFGFQNLAYAGPETGVRDRASYVLQQGKIRIVLTTPLHSSHPIAEHIKKHGDGVKVLALWVDDAYDAFEQTTKRGAEAYQQPQTLTDEHGEVRTSGIKLYGETVHMFVERKNYNGLFLPGYQKLENTFNPTDTGLLYVDHCVGNVGWHKMNEWVNFYEEVLGFRNILTFDDKMISTEYSALMSKVMSNGNGYVKFPINEPAEGKKKSQIEEYLEFYEDEGVQHLALATHDIVATVTELQSRGVEFLKVPSTYYDDLLDRVGHIDEDLEPLKHLGILVDRDDEGYLLQIFTKPVEDRPTLFFEIIQRKGAKSFGAGNFKALFEAIEREQEARGNL from the coding sequence ATGACTACTCAAACTTTAGATAAACAACAAACCACAACCGATTTCCTGCCCCTTAACGGTACGGATTATGTTGAATTTTATGTAGGCAACGCCAAGCAGGCGGCCCATTATTATAAAAGCGCTTTCGGCTTTCAAAACCTGGCTTATGCAGGACCTGAAACCGGCGTGCGAGACCGTGCCTCATATGTTTTACAGCAGGGCAAGATCAGGATTGTGCTTACTACCCCCCTTCACTCCAGCCACCCCATTGCCGAGCACATCAAAAAACATGGCGATGGCGTAAAAGTACTGGCCCTTTGGGTTGATGATGCATATGATGCCTTTGAGCAAACTACTAAGCGCGGTGCCGAGGCCTATCAGCAACCGCAAACTTTAACCGACGAACATGGAGAGGTACGTACCAGCGGTATTAAACTTTATGGCGAAACCGTTCATATGTTTGTAGAACGTAAAAACTACAATGGCTTGTTTTTGCCCGGCTACCAAAAACTCGAAAATACCTTTAATCCAACCGATACAGGTCTGCTATATGTTGACCATTGCGTAGGTAACGTAGGCTGGCATAAAATGAATGAATGGGTTAATTTTTATGAGGAAGTTTTAGGCTTCAGGAATATCCTCACCTTTGATGATAAAATGATTTCAACCGAGTATTCGGCTTTAATGAGTAAGGTGATGAGCAACGGGAATGGCTATGTAAAATTCCCGATCAATGAGCCGGCCGAAGGCAAAAAGAAATCGCAGATTGAGGAATATCTGGAATTTTATGAAGATGAAGGGGTACAACACCTCGCCCTTGCTACCCATGATATTGTAGCTACGGTAACCGAATTGCAAAGCCGGGGTGTTGAATTTTTAAAGGTGCCGTCTACCTATTACGACGATCTGCTTGATCGTGTAGGCCACATCGACGAAGACCTTGAACCTTTAAAGCACTTAGGTATTTTGGTTGACCGTGATGACGAAGGCTACCTGCTGCAGATCTTCACCAAACCAGTAGAAGACAGGCCGACCCTGTTCTTTGAGATTATTCAGCGCAAGGGTGCCAAATCATTCGGTGCCGGTAATTTCAAAGCTTTGTTTGAAGCTATTGAACGCGAACAGGAAGCACGAGGAAACCTTTGA
- a CDS encoding type II toxin-antitoxin system RelE/ParE family toxin: MAKTIIWNRKASDKFNSIIAYLEQEWGESVTKNFVINTYKIIELIANYPEMGTLENKEKQIRGFVITKHNTLFYRIEEDKIILITFFDNRQNPIKKPKG; this comes from the coding sequence ATGGCTAAAACAATAATCTGGAATCGCAAAGCCAGCGATAAATTCAATTCCATTATAGCATATTTAGAACAGGAATGGGGTGAAAGTGTTACAAAGAATTTCGTTATCAATACCTACAAAATAATTGAGCTCATAGCAAATTACCCTGAGATGGGGACTTTAGAAAATAAAGAAAAGCAAATAAGGGGCTTTGTTATAACCAAACACAATACTCTATTTTACAGAATTGAAGAAGATAAAATAATCCTGATCACCTTTTTCGACAACAGGCAAAATCCAATAAAAAAACCTAAAGGCTAA